The nucleotide sequence ACCGGAAACTCCCCCGTTTAAATTTGAATGGAAAAAATTTTGGAAAGGAAATATTTCGGGATTGGGGATTTCCTTTTGGATCGTCATTGGTTTAGGAATCGTTTTTACCTTGGCTCGTTTTAGTGAAGCATTTTTGCTGTTAAGGGCAAAGGATATTGGTGCCTCTGCAAGTATGGTCCCGATTATGCTGGTGATCATGAGTTTGGTGTATGCCATCGGAGCCTACCCTATTGGACGTCTTTCGGACCGGATAGGGCGAACCGGTTTGCTTAGTGTGGGTTTGTTGGTTTTGATCATTTCTGATTTTGTTTTAGCAATGGCAACGGATATAATCTACGTTTCCCTGGGTTCCGCTCTATGGGGATTACACATGGCTTTAACCCAGGGTTTATTTGCTGCCCTGGTCGCAGATACATCGGGGGAAAAAAATAGGGGGACCGCTTTTGGTATTTACGGTTTGGTTACAGGAATTGCCATTCTGGTGGCTAGTGTCATCGCCGGGTGGTTATGGGACCAGTTTGGGCCTCCCGTTACCTTTTATGCAGGGGCTTGTTTTTCCCTAATTACATTGGTTGGCATTTTTACCCTTAGAAAA is from Nitrospiria bacterium and encodes:
- a CDS encoding MFS transporter produces the protein MPSKQKLPKSIWILGFVSMFMDISSEMVHGLLPVFLVSVIGANAMTVGFIEGFGEGLALIIRVFSGTLSDRLGKRKIIIVSGYLMGTLTKPLFAVATGVGAVFTARSLDRIGKGLRGAPRDALIADFTPSHQRGSAYGLRQSLDSLGAVLGPLIAVALMILTSNDFRLIFWLAVIPGIIAVTILVIFVHEPETPPFKFEWKKFWKGNISGLGISFWIVIGLGIVFTLARFSEAFLLLRAKDIGASASMVPIMLVIMSLVYAIGAYPIGRLSDRIGRTGLLSVGLLVLIISDFVLAMATDIIYVSLGSALWGLHMALTQGLFAALVADTSGEKNRGTAFGIYGLVTGIAILVASVIAGWLWDQFGPPVTFYAGACFSLITLVGIFTLRKRVEIL